The genomic window TAATTTTTGTATGACTACAATTTACATAGTAGTCATAGTCATGTCATAGTAGAAAGGGGTTTTCTttcaaataatgaaataaagaggaacaaaagaaaactaaatcTTATTTACGACTGGTTTTGCtgatgaataataaaaaatgaattAAATGCTAATTAACAACTGAACGCTGTATttcttttattatataaaaaccgTTTAGCTGAAAATCAACCTAACCTAAATAGAAGTATGTGGGTTTGTAGGTTTGTCTGCAATAATTTGTGACAAACGAAGACAAAGAGGAAAGtgctgttataaaataaaattttggatAAGTAATCCCTCCTAAAATTTGGCAGTCATTATCAATGGGCGTTTTCTGaaatatatattgaaaacctgattctcacagatcctggtgtttttgggttctttcaactcagaatcactagcacattcaatcctgatgataaaaaaatcccaaaaatttgtatgaaaattgtaggtACATTCCAGCTGATTCCACCACCCCatgcacatacaagtgaaaaaaaaaacattcacactaaaacgtgacgtaatggaatggacatctttttttaatggcaggatgtagaatgctgtcgattctgagtagaatgagcccaaaaATGTCCAGATTTggaagaatcaggttttcaatattttttttagaaaacgccccaaTAGGTATATTCTTAGTATTCTTTTACTAAGTTAATAATTACTTTCAGTATATCATAGTATGTTCTGACAGAACTTAGTtataattttgcatttttttcaaaaacgatTTTCTCTGCTCTATACAACCGACGTTTGAcgcacgatttttgaccaccgcTATTATGAAGGTTAATCTGTGCTtacgtattttaaaacaatattaggTTTTAAAGGTCATCATCaacattcgcttgcccttgtcccatttacttggggtcatctcatcattcacttgcgttcgtttcatatcatctctcacaatccatccaccttttcctcggttttcctctcctcgtacctccctccacattcattcgtaatctTTCTCGTCACacgactttcatccctccgtatcacatgcccgtaccacgctaggtgATTTGCCCTTACTATATATTAGGTTTTAAAggtgtcaaaataaaataaatagagccATAATTTTAACcaattattattagtttataattatgatCAAAATGGTGAtcacaaatattctttatagaATTGGAATGAAAATACAATCATATGAAATTAATGGAATGAAACATCGAACAAATCACAATGAAAATACGATTATGATTAAAGAATTATATCAATCTGTGTGCAAAGATGAATGAaacgttatttaaaaaatatttcaacaaattattttattaataatatctttacttaaataaataaaatacttacaaaGATCAAGGAACTttatttacaaagaaaatataataGTAAAGATGATTATTACCCAAAAatgtgttaaatatcaaaagaaGATGTTTTAGTTTTTACACAAGAACATCagattattacatatttatagcAAAATAACTCCTGCCCCTTCAAATTAGAGTTCACAATAAAAGTACTCCCGCAGCATTTGGCGGGGATGGCTACGAGAACATAAACGCCACTTGTATTATCTTTTTCATTAGGTACACATTTTAAGCAAAAAACACGCCTATAACCCTTAAATCAGAGTCCAAAAATGGCTTTAACTATGCCAGTACTATTTTCAACTACAGCATTACGCGGAGAAGGTTGCGAGAACATTAAACAATAACAAGTCTggttttataaactgtaatagatgtcatatattaaagaaaaagtgacgaagccctccagtggtgcaggacttcgtataggaggtgcaagcgttactgcttgcccttagagttggtcaaagacgcctagtcttactaagatggcatatagtcgagaaattgggacgggtaccgccgtggcggggaggcctaggggttcatggcgttagccgcgatagctaaagacgccggttcgaatccggccttcaccactggagggcttcgtcactttttctttaatatatgacatctattacagtttataatttatatatagtagtgtgactacttataaacacaaatcaaaatatttaataaaataatttgatttgttcccaaagttgagtaAGTCTGGTTTTGTTGTACCTCTTTCTTAACACATTTATGGCAAAAACCACCCCTATACATTTTCAATTATAATCTAAAACTGCTTAAACTACGCCAGTACCATTCCCACCAGCCGCATTAGGCGGAGAAGGTTGTGAGAACATGAATGACGTAGCGTTTTGAAGTATCTGCTTCCTCACGAAGTCGGTTGTGGCTGATTGTAGGTTCTCCTTGGCCCCGAACTTGCATTTGATGTAGCCGTACAGGTTCGCACCGCTGAGAGTCAGGGCGATTAGTACGAGGAGctgtagaaaataaattattaaaaaaacatacttgcGCAGAGGGTACAGTGGCCTTCTCTTGTGTCAgagaagtaatttaaaaataaaaaaaaccggccaagtgcgagtcggactcgcgttatAAGGGTAcaatacattacacaatttaaacattgtATCTTTAATCCGACCCTACTTGTTTTTAAATACTCTCgttacacataaaaaaataacgtaTTAACGATTGTAGGCAATAAAAAGCTAAGCCATTACCATCCACTTAAACTTGAGGGTGAAGAGACACAAGAGGAAAAATCCGCTCCACACGAGGGGGCACAGGATGAGCCCCAGCCAGAAAAGTCTGCTCTCATTCCGGTTCACACGGTTctagaaaataacaaaaacgttacctctttaattaatacagttagaaaatgACGGGTAGCCTATCTCGCGGGGACAtactgtcacagaataagtaatagtattatcatacagaacggccacgcaccgccccgccccgactagaattacctcgccccgcgacagcagattgacggccgctcagtactgtttttatttttaagcaacttactcacactatgacgcatgccgcgtgtaaagacgtgccgttcacacatagaaacgcaagtgatttttgatgtatagcgtgtccgccctgtgatacTGTCGCGACAATCATGTACTAGGCCTACAGGGGGGCCAAGCGAGTGTCACTATCACGAACACAGCCGATTGGATACGTACATTCGTAGATTTGAAGGTCAAAGGACACATACATTTGGAGATCAAAGATGTGTTACGACATCGACAACGTTTGCCACTTTGGCCATCAGAAGTTAGATTTACATATGATATGTACAAAGGATCCCAGGGTAATGGGACCATCCCTTTATGAAAAGTTGCCTAAACGTGCGAAAGACATAGCCAGTGTGTCGGAATTCCAGTGCAAACTAAAGCAAATAGGTACTGCTAGAAAATACTATATATTGTATGGACGAATTCCTGAAACCTTGAACTGTGTTGTATTGTTTGTTAGAATATctcatattttataataatatattaattcttatatattgacataataatttatagtgcaacaaacaatattatgaaataaataaatagagttagaccaagaaaagtctgcagcgatttcgatagcacacgcagtgcaagtgttatttatacgtcatcaccacagaactatatcaagatataGTTCTGTGGTCATTCTGTGTACGTCAAACTTACATAGaagttttacgtttaaaataacacttgcactgcgtatgctatcaaaatcgctgcagacttttcttggtctaactctatcataTAATTGTCAAATAGAAACGCATattcagtggcgtagcgtgaactaatgtAGCCGGGGGCaaaatcgcatctgcgaggcccttttttTTACTATGCCCGAAGGGGCCTCGTACGAGGCCACGAGgcccccttggggcgcgagggCGAGGCGACGGGCCACTGCGCATACCTGCTTGGATTCGAAGACCCAGTGCGATTTTCCATCGTCATCCACATAGTTCCACCATCTCAAACCCACGAGGAGACGGCCTGGAATGTAACATAGAATCTCtattaatttcagtttataaaataaaaaaattaggaTATTTGTTCAAATTATCTGATTCCACTATCCTTAGGTTGTTTGgaatcgctctttagcgattaGACCGTCTGTTATCTGCCTTTGTCTTTTATTAATTGATTTCCTaaagctgtatcttttactgggGTGTGCAATAAAATTATCTATGTGACCGAAACAACAGTTGCTACATTTCCCCAAATTAATACTCCGTAAGACATAAGAAAGTGAATGTGAGCGTAATACTGGGCATTCATTAGAGAAAACTCTGGGAActgtacacaactttgggaacaaatcaaatcagTTTATAATGGTATTCCTAGTATTTAACAAGAAATTACCAGTGATATTCTTGACGCTCCAGAAGTCAGCGGACAGCAGCAGGATAACCAGCACGAAGGACGCTATGAAGGAGTCTGAGAACCATCCACACAGGATGTACACCACGATGGCGGAGCAGCGGAACACTAGGTGGAAGAACACGATGTACGGGTGGCTGGAATACGGAGACACATGGTAAGGCCTTGGTTTCCAGTCCATGCCAAGGAACATGACAAGATTTAGTTCAGTTTGATAAGATTTACTTAGTGAGTTTGAACCTTTGCTCTCACCAGTGAGTTTCTCTAAACTTATGTAGGTATGAAATATTTTCTGGTGCCACGGTGtcacttttctctgcagctgactgtacatactgAGATTACATCCAAGAGCGAATTTCTTTAATATGTCGCCCAGCCGCAGGTTGCAATGTCAGCTCATAAAAGTACTCTGGGACCCAGTCCCCCGCATTGGTCACAGACATTCCATCGGCCATTGGTTTATACAGTATACAATCATCGCAGTCGATTTAGGCTATAGACTACCTCCTCAAAATACCTCCTtagtcgctgcaactatcatctgCAGAGAGGTGTCAAACATACAGATgaagtgcataattgttttccatcttactttctcggaaacgttcatTTATCATGCTACTTAAGTCAACCtcaatactttttgtaccgagactgtcTGAAATAGCACGACACGTTCCTACGTTTCCGTTccgaaaataattatgcactacaactGTACCCATTGGGTAACTTAAGCCACTTTTTTACATGATTTCTAGGATGTTTTTCAAATTTCATTAGTAAGAATAGTAAGTCAGTGAGAATCAAGTTGTATCGACGGTTGATCACCACTGAGAAatacggacccgggtatgtccttaaactaggacccgggtatgttcttaaactacgtccaaaagagaggtatgggcactgtgaacgacatctcgctttgtgtggtagggcacaggacagcggatgtcattccagatctagagcagagcccaactggggaggtacctccaccttacagaaaaccgcagccaaataacactagaccctactaatagtgttgtgttcctgccggtgagtaaggttgccagagctcgagggagaggagtgttagggtcggcaacgcgcatgtaactcctctggagttgcaggggtacataggctacggagactgcttaacatcaggcgggccgtatgcttgtttgccaccgacgtagtataaaacaaaaaaaaaaaaagttctcaCATGAACTTCTTTCCCGCATTGTCCTCTTCCCCAAACGCGAGGGTGTCGTCGTCCAGCAGCGGAACCTGCGGCACACCTGGCTGTAATATAAGTAGCGACAACTACAGGCCAAGCCGTGCAAAGCTAATGCGAGCATACAAACTTGGTGACATGATGGCaggcagtggcgtagctagacGTGagcgaagtgggccgtcgcccacggcctcgcgctcCAAGGTGGGCCTCGCAGGAGGCCCCTTCgagcacagtgaaagaaaagggcctcgcagatgcgatttcgcccacggctagattagttcacgctacgccaatGATGGCAGGTAGACAACTTATTAgcactcaataaaaaaaaagtctatGCTACTCACAAAAAAAATGCTTTCAGTAtactaaagttagaccaagataactgcaACGattagcacagactgtgcaagtgttatttatatgtcataatttcatagaagtttgaagtttaaaataacacgggctatcaaaatcgctacaGCCTTATTTTGGCCTAACAGTGCTCATTCCATACATTatatcggttttgttaccaaaaagactattattttcatagtctacatctagcgtcaagtagcggaactctcagtactgctactcgacttTAGATGTCGCGGCAAGTcaaatgctcaacgattttcagctaatattataaccagagaAACCGGagctctattttcaactcctgcttataatattagttataaattgtcgagcaatacacttttcgttagtggcgacacatgtgacatctagtgtcgagtagcagtactgatagttccgctacttgacgctatatctagactacgaaaataatagtctttttggtaacaaaagcgATGTATGGAGCTATGGGGTGAGCACTAtgtcttctttcttcttctttaatTCTCTTTAGTCTAACTCCATTTGAGATATAACTAAGTAAAAGGGTGTACTTTCAATGCTTTATCCATACTCTGTAAGATGAATATATATTTGCTGTGATTGTAAACTCCAATGAAACTGAAAACTATACAAAGTATTCTTGCTTAAAATTTGGCAGATCACGTGATCCACTGCATACTGGAATTACGTAGTGGAATTTACAAGCGCAACAACAATATGATAATCTTCACTGATCAAATTTTATTATGGGACTAGCTGTGAAAGAACATCCTGTATTGGATAATACAACTGCACAGAAATATGAACACAACCCTGTATTGGATAATACAACTGCACAGAAATATGAACACAACCCTGTATTGGATAATACAACTGCACAGAAATATGAACACAACCCTGTATTGGATAATACAACTGCACAGAAATATGAACACAACCCTGTATTGGATAATACAACTGCACAGAAATATGAACACAACCCTGTATTGGATAATACAACTGCACAGAAATATGAACACAACCCTGTATTGGATAATACAACTGCACAGAAATATGAACACAACCCTGTATTGGATAATACAACTGCACAGAAATATGAACACAACCCTGTATTGGATAATACAACTGCACAGAAATATGAACACAACCCTGTATTGGATAATACAACTGCACAGAAATATGAACACAACCCTGTATTGGATAATACAACTGCACAGAAATATGAACACAACCCTGTATTGGATAATACAACTGCACAGAAATATGAACACAACCCTGTATTGGATAATACAACTGCACAGAAATATGAACACAACCCTGTATTGGATAATACAACTGCACAGAAATATGAACACAACTAAGTGGTGCTTTTGAATAGGGTTGTCTACCCGGTTCATATCTACCTTAAT from Cydia strobilella chromosome 11, ilCydStro3.1, whole genome shotgun sequence includes these protein-coding regions:
- the LOC134745641 gene encoding uncharacterized Golgi apparatus membrane protein-like protein CG5021 isoform X1, which produces MNSATPGVPQVPLLDDDTLAFGEEDNAGKKFIHPYIVFFHLVFRCSAIVVYILCGWFSDSFIASFVLVILLLSADFWSVKNITGRLLVGLRWWNYVDDDGKSHWVFESKQNRVNRNESRLFWLGLILCPLVWSGFFLLCLFTLKFKWMLLVLIALTLSGANLYGYIKCKFGAKENLQSATTDFVRKQILQNATSFMFSQPSPPNAAGGNGTGVV
- the LOC134745641 gene encoding uncharacterized Golgi apparatus membrane protein-like protein CG5021 isoform X2, giving the protein MNSATVPLLDDDTLAFGEEDNAGKKFIHPYIVFFHLVFRCSAIVVYILCGWFSDSFIASFVLVILLLSADFWSVKNITGRLLVGLRWWNYVDDDGKSHWVFESKQNRVNRNESRLFWLGLILCPLVWSGFFLLCLFTLKFKWMLLVLIALTLSGANLYGYIKCKFGAKENLQSATTDFVRKQILQNATSFMFSQPSPPNAAGGNGTGVV